The genome window CGAGACTGTAACAAAATTGGTGGGCGAATTTTCGAAAAAAGGAAGGAAGAGAGAAGACGGGGGGAGAGGAGGGAATTACGGGAGGGCTCATGCCCAGAACTGACAGGCAACTGTGCTTCCGCGGAGCAACCCGGCGGTGGTTTTATATCGCCTGGCTTGCTGGGCGCGGCTCTTGAGCCTGCCAATCATCTGTTCCGTGCGATTATTGGTCCAGGGAATACCCACATCAGCATAGAAAGCCACATAGCGTTGCCAATCACGCGATAAGCGCAGGATCAGGTCGCGGAGTTTTTCCAGGGGCGTGCGTTTTCCTTCCGGTGGTGTACTCCTGCCCGGCAGGGATTTCCACAGGCGGTGTAAGAGGCGGTCTCCATGCAATGGCAGGTCGCGCAGGATTTCCTCGACCTTTTCAAGCACCCCCTGCCAGGCTGGATCCAACTCAGCCTGTAACCCCTTCAAAGCATGCTTTACCCAGCGCCGCACATGAAACTGACAGACCTGATGCCCTATCTCCAGTTCATCGGTCAGTTGCTTGTAGATCGCCAGATCATCGCTCACGATGGCGCCGATGTCATGCATCTCTTTCAACCGTTTCAGCCAGGTGAACAGAGCCCGGCTGTCTTTCTCGTCTACCTCGGCAACCTCCAGCAGACTACCATCTCCCAGATCCACCGCCACCATCACTCCTTTGCCTCCCACCCAGGCTCCATCTACCCCCACCACCCGCACGCTTTTCCATTTCAATTCCCCCATCAACTTTTCCCCCTCTGCCTGTACATGCCGCCACCCGCTCATATGACTGAGCCTCAGCCCAAAGATCCTCAACACCCCGGCTACCCTGCGATAACTCAATCCCAGTGACCACAGGATCACACTCAATTTCTTCAACCGTTCACTGTGCCGTCCATTGCCTACCCCCTCCGGATAGTCCCGAAAGGTGCGCCTGCACCGTGTGCATCGATACCTCACCACCTCGACATGACGAACTTTGACATCCTCGATGCGCCTTTTCTCCACTCCCCATCGCTGGAATGTCTCCCCCTGACAATATGGACAGCGCTTCGGACGAGCAGGCTTTTTTCGTTTTACCTGTGGCAGTTGGAGTATAATCTTCATGGAAGGGCTCCTGGAGTTGTGATATCAATATCTTACAGGATCCCTTCCTTTTTTTCCCTTTCTCCACCAAGTTTGTTACAGCGTCTTTACTTCAGAGCCCGTTTCACCCTTGTCATTATTCAATCCAATGAAGAAGAGAGGGTCTTGCACTCCATTCGATCTGCCTGCGAAAAAAACCAGCGTGCCTGCTTGACCTGGGACGTAGCAGATTTTTTTCAGTGGCTAACCTCGTCCAATCAACCCCTGCCAACAGCACGAGATGCTTTGACTGCGCTGGAACAAATTGAGAAGTTTGATCCCGGGAATCAAACAGTATTTGTGTTGAAAGATTTTCATGAAGTTTGGAACAATCCGCAAATCAAGAGAAAACTCAAAAATCTGGCTCAACGTTTGAAGTACACACGGAAAACGATTCTTATTACCACACACACATCTCGGGTACCTGAAGAATTAAAAGATGAAACGGTCATTTTGGAGTTTCCTCTTCCTAAAGCAGAGGAATTACAGGATGTCCTGAACACCCTGTCGCAAAATTCCGGCGTCCGTACCCATCTAACCCCGCTTGGTAAAGAAAAATTAATCCAAGCCGCTCTAGGGCTCACCACCTCACAAGCACAGCGGGTGTTTGCCAGAGCAATTGTTACCGATGGCATTCTTGACGATAGAGACATCGATCTCGTCACAGAGGAAAAACGACAAATCATTCGTGAAAGCGAGGCTCTGGAATTTTATCCGGCGACCTACACTCTGGCAGACATAGGTGGATTAAAAGCCCTGAAAGAATGGTTGCGGATGCGAGAATTAGCCTTTTCCCAACGCGCACGTGAGTATGGTTTGCCCGTCCCCAAAGGGATTGCCCTCATCGGTATTCCAGGAACAGGAAAAAGCCTGACTGCCAAGATGATCGGAGGCTTGTGGCACTTACCCTTGCTACGGCTCGACGTCGGGGCACTGTTTGGAAGTCTGGTAGGTGAATCTGAAGAACGAACCCGGCGAGCGCTCCACCTGGCGGAAACCATTGCCCCATGTATTCTGTGGATAGACGAGATGGAGAAAGCCCTGGCGCATGGTGGATTGGATTCGGGTACAAGCACCCGGGTGTTCGGCAACATCCTTACATGGATGCAGGAAAAAAGTGCCCCTGTCTTTGTTGTAGCCACAGCCAATGACATTAGCAGTTTACCCCCGGAACTCTTACGCAGGGGGCGATTTGATGAAATTTTCTTCCTGGATTTGCCAAACCACGAGGAGCGCATGGAAATTTTTTCCGTTCACTTGCAAAAACGCAAACGTTTACCCGAAGATTACGACCTGGAATTGTTAGCAGATCGGTCGGAAGGGTATGTAGGCGCGGAAATTGAACAAGCAGTAATTGATGCAATGTATATCGGCTTCAACGATGGCGAACGAGAATTTACTACCGAAGACATTCTAACTGCCCTGAAAAGGCAGGTTCCTCTTTCGGTATCCCAACGCGAAATTGTAGCGGCACTCCGGGCATGGCTCCGCGAGGGCAGGGCACAATCGGCTTCAGGTTCTCTGCAAGAATGATTCTTTCGAGTTATGAATGCACTCCTCCATGGAATATCTTCAATGATTCTCTCCCTGATAGAGGTATTGGGTTTAAGTTTTCCTTCATTGTCCATCCCTCTGATTGAGATTCTGGTATTCTTCGTCAACATAGGAAGCAAACAAGCCATTCCAGTACTTTCAAAAATTGCTACGATTCGCGACTCGGATAAATTTGTTCAATCTGTGATACTCCAAATTCAAGGGATTCATAGGAAAGAAGGAATACAAGGGCTATGGGAATACTGGTATGCCTCAAGAAATGACCGACTCAGCCGGTTGTTAATTTCCGCTGGGCTTATTCCCGATCCGTCTTCACCGCTAGTGGCGTATGCCTGGATATTAAAGGGCGAAATGAACAAGATTACCGAAATTCCTCCTCAACTCTTACCCGCCCTAATCCAGGCAAGCAATGACTCCAATCATCAAATTGCAGAATTTGCCCAAAAAGGGTTATCACATTTGCGCCATAGAGGTACCATAAAAGCCTTTTGCACTTATTGGCTTGAAACACGTAACCCCCTTGCGGAAAAAATTTTGGTCTCCTCCCGGTATTTACCCGATCCTTCGCAAAAAGGTTATATCTTCGTTGCTTTGAAGACAAACAGGCTTACCAACGTTATGGACGCTTTACCGGAACATGCCGAGGAATTAATCCAGGCATGTACCGAGCCAGATTCCGAAATAAGGGAACGCGGGCTCTCCTCTCTATCATTTTTACGGAATCCGGAAACCATTCACCGCCTGTTTGAACTTTGGTGGGAAAAACGTTTTTCCTGTCTGGAAGAGTGGATTTTGCGAGGTGTCTTTTTACCCAAACCGGGAACACCAGTATGGTTGGCTGTAAACTTGAAACGCCACAGGGACATCTTACCTGAGGAAATTCCACTGGATCTGGTTAACACCCTTGTGCTCCTGTGTTATGACCAGGATAGCGAAATTCAGACAAAAGCACGAGAGTTAATTTCCAAATTAACGTCTCAACACATCAATCGTTTAGCAGAATTAGCCATGCAGGGAGAGCAGAAAGCACTTGATCTGTGGCAAGAATACCACCTTACAAGTTCAAAACCAGAAATACAAGCCTGTATGCTTCTACTGACCGAACAATTGGAAGCATATTTTCAATTCGACTATGACCTGCGATTAATGCAAGTCTTTTACCAAACGACAACCCCAGAAATCCGCTCAAGAATTACCCGCCTGATCCAGCGGCTTGGGCATCCCTCGCTGGTCAAAATTCTGGCAGTTCACGAAATCCGGAAAGAACTGCAAAGTTTTCAACCAGAAGTTATTGAGACGGCTATACGCATCTATACCGAACACCAACGCCTGGATGAATTGTGGACTCTGGTTTTTCAGGTCCCAGCCAAATACGGCATTCGAATTTTGAGAGATCTTTTCAGACAAGAGGAATGGAAACCCAGCAAGGAAGATGAATTGTTTTATGAGTTACGAAAAGAATTTTATGAGTTCCAAGTAGAAGACATATCAAATATACAAGAAAAGATCCCGCCTCTGATCCATCTGGCAACTGTCAGAGTCGGTGGGAGAGTCAATGACTTTGCCGTGATACCTCAATCCCATCTGATTGCGATTGCAACGTCAAATCAGCAAGTCATTTTGTGGGATTATCAACAAGCCAAAATCCAAAAACGAATAAAAGGTTTCTCTCATTCTCTAGCCAGAATCATTGCCCTTTCCGAGAACGGTCTCATTGTCGCAGAGAGAAGTACAGGAAGTACCCCTTGTGGAATTTATGCCATCAAACAGCATCATCAGATAGAAAAAATTGGTGAGCACCCAAACGCTATTGTCGGGCTCTTCCCACTGAACGCTAATCGCTATGTAAGTGTCTACAAGAATGGAGAAGTTTATATTGGAGATCTTACAACGTATCCATCTACTCCCCAATACATTGTGCCTTTTCCGCCAAAAGCAGTAGCCATTGACGCCTCTCAACAAAAGGTTGCTTTTATACAAGAAAAATACCCTTATCTTCTAGATTTACACACACTTAAATCAGTGCATGGAGAATACAACCAAATAACCAGACAAATAGATAGAAATGTTGCTAGTTACATGACTTTCTCCCAGTCAGGAGATGCGCTTCTAGTTGGCAAAAGATTTGGGGATGTTATTCTTTACCCCCGCACATCCAAAACCCAATTAGTAGGAAATATAACTTTCCCTGTGATTTTTATTGGTTTTATCCCGGGTATAGAAAAATATCTTGCTATCGCGAGGAATGGAAATATTTTATGGCTGGATACTCAATACAATCTCAGCAACATCAACATGAAAAAGATTCCCGAGGAGGACATTACCTCAGTGGAGATATTTGACGATGGACAATTTATGGTGATTGGGCATGCGCATCGTCTTTTTACTTTTTGGGATTTAAGAAGCAACTTTTTCCATCGCTGGTTGGAACAACCTTTGTCTTCCTTAACCATTGAGGATTTATTGACTATTCGCTCATTCAGGTTAAATCCCCATCAACCTCTCCCATTAAAATGGTTGCTCACCTTCTTAGACCTGATCTTAACTCATCGTTACCAATATGATATATTTATTGCCGAACCCGTCACTATCAAACCTGGAGAATTTGATATTTTGATTGAGAACAATTCTGATTAAAATGTTTAGAAAGGTATGGCCGGTAGATTAGGTATTGATTTTGGTACTTCCAATACAGTCCTTGCTCTGTGGGATGAAACATCCCACCAAGGAGTCCCCCTCCATATTCCAGAATATGGGTTCTCTCAAATACAAAATGGGGAAACCATCTCTATTATTCCTTCCCTTATTCATTATGCAGAAGATTCCCGCATTTGGATTGGACAGCAAGTCATCGAACGCAGTCTCCAGGAATCTCCGAGAACGTTGCGCTGGATGAAAAAATACATCAGCAACCGCAGTCCCATTCGATTCAAATTAGGAGATCGGGAAATCACTCCCCAAATTGCAGGAAAGGATTTCTTAAGCACGATACTTCTTTTTGCAAGTCAACAGATCGACTTCAAGGAAGAAGAAGTCGCCCTCAGCGTGCCTGTAGAAGCCTTTGAACATTATGAGAACTGGCTGGTCTCGGTTGCTGAAGAAGCAGGCATGCCACGTTTCAGACTTATCGATGAACCTTCTGCCGCCGCTCTGGGGTATGGCGCACAAATTCAACCCGGAAATGTGTATTTAATTTTTGACTTTGGCGGCGGCACCATGCACGCCTCTGTCATCCTGATTGAGAGTGAAGACAAATCACAAGTGGGCAGGCGCTGTCGGGTTTTGGGGAAGTCGGGGAAGAATATTGGTGGCACAACCATTGACCAGTGGTTATTCCAGGATATTTTGCAGAAAAATAAACTTTCCGATGGGGATCCCCGATTACGTCCCTGGAGCACTGCTTTGCTGGTAGAATGCCAGCATCTTAAGGAAAATTTATCCTCTCAAGAAACCGCCTCGCTGGTTTTCTCACCTCCCGAGTCCGATTTAGAATTCTCAGCTTCTTACACCCGCGAGCAATTCGAAGCCATTCTGGATGAGCACGAGTTTTATCTGCAGTTGAATCACCTCATCCGCTCCGCCGTTCAATCCGCCGCAGAAAGAGGGTATAAGGAAGATGAAATTCAAGCCGTGCTTATGGTAGGAGGAAGCAGTCAAATTCCAAGCGTTCAACGCACCCTGCGCCAGTCCTTCGGAAAGGAACGCGTTTTCTTCAACCGTCCCTTGGATGCAGTTGCCAGAGGTGCAGCCGCGTTTGTTGCAGGTATAGACTTTTACGACTATATCCAGCACGATTACGCAATCCGTTATATTAACTCCCAAAAACAAAGTTACGATTATTATCCAATCGTAAAGAAGGGTACTCCTTACCCTACTCGTGAACCGGTAAGTCGCCTCTCTATAAAAGCCTCTTACAATGGACAAACCCGTTTGGGAGTTGCCATCTTTGAAATTGGCGAAAAACGTCCTCAAAACTCAACCTCCTACGAACTGATTTTTGACCCTAACGGAAGCGCGCGACTTACTCCTCTCTCCCCTCAAGACATCGAAGAACGTACTTTATTCTGGATGAACGAAAACTCTCCAACATTCCTTAACGCCGATCCTCCTGGGGTTCAAGGAGAGCCGCGTTTTGATGTAGAGTTCAATATCGACGCCAACAAACGTCTCCTGATCACTGCGCGGGATTTAAAGACTGGCAAACTTGTATTCAAAGAGTTTCCGGTAGTGCGATTAACATGAAAGAAAGGATGAAGCATGTCTCATTTTTCCCGCATCCAAACTGAGTTGATGGAAAAAGAATATTTGCTCCTGGCTTTGAAAGACCTCGGAATTGAATATCAGGAGGGTGAGCTGACCATCCAGGGCTTTGCAGGCACTACCATGCCGGTGGAAATCCGTATTCCCTTGAAATTCAGTTTTGATATTGGCTTTCGCAAAGGAAACAACGGCTACGAATTGGTAGCAGATTGGTACGGGGTTCGAGGGCTTAATCGTTATCAGTTCCTCAAGAAATTGAAACAGCGATACGCCTACCACGTCACCCGAGCGAAACTGGAAAAACAAGGGTTTGCATTGGTAGAAGAAGAAGTTAAGGAAACCGGTCAAATCCGGCTTTTGCTGCGCCGCATGCAGTAATGAAAAGAGGAAAACATGGAAATTCAAGAAATCGAAGTGGTAATTTTACCAGATGGCAAGGTTGAAGTGAGGGTGCGCGGGGTCAAAGGGCAGGCATGTCTTGAACTTACAGCAGAGATGGAAAAAGCCCTGGGAGGGACCATTCTCTTACGCGAAATGACCCCAGAGGCTCAGGAACCTCCAACAGCAATCGATCAATCTGATACTCTTTCGCTATCTCAATGAATACTTACAAGGTTCCAGAGTTAAGGATTCACGCCATCCTTCCAGAAAGCGTTGCAAATGGACCGGGAAAGCGAACAGTCATCTGGGTGCAAGGATGTTCTCTGGGATGTGCGGGTTGTTTTAACCCCCAAACACATTCCTTTCATCAGGGCACCCGGGTAAATCCTTTGGAGTTGGCTCAAGAAATTTTGTCACAACAAACTTCCATTGAAGGGATTACTCTTACCGGGGGAGAACCTCTTTTCCAAATTGAGGCTTTGGAGAGTTTGCTTTCCACGCTTCGAGCGAATAGTTCTCTCTCAGTGATTCTGTTGACCGGTTTTGAATGGGATGAAATTTTTCGGTTGCAAGGGGATAGATTGTTTCCATACGTAGATGTGATTATCTCCGGACGTTTCATCAAAGAAAAAAGGTTAGCCCAGAGTTTTATTGGTTCTGCAAACAAAGAGTTCCATTTCCTGACTACACGATACTCCTTAAGTGATTTTCAGGACGTTCCTGTATGCGAAATAACCATTAGCCCCGAAGGGAATACTTTTATCACTGGAATTGATCCTTTGGCATGGTAACCTCAGAGGATTTTTCGGTTTCAGACTTAAGAGCCTTACTCGAAGAAAATATTGACATTTTTTCTTCCGACCAAATTCATTACTTGGTTCAAGCAGGCTGCATTCTCCTGCTGGAAGAAAAGGCAACGGAAGAGGCTATCCAAACGTTATACCAGATCTCAGAAAACGGCAGCGCAGAGATCTCCAATTTTGCCACAGAAGCATTGAAGCGACTGGCAAGCCAGGAAAATGAACCTGCAGTGGATGCCCTTTACCAGCTTGCTCTAAAGGAAAACCAGCAAGGGCTGAGACAGTGGCTCCTGGCAAAGCCCTATATTCCTCAGCATCTGGAATTGAAAGTTCTCCTGGAATTCCTTGTGGAAGAAAATCCTCAACAAATTGACCGTTTGCCTGCTTTAACTCAGGCGTTTTTTCAGTTTTACTCTCTCGAATTACAAAATACCCTTCTGCTTCATACCAAGAAAACTCCTTTTGAACGATGGATTCATTTACTCATCATCATACAAAACCTGAGTGATAGCGATATTTTCGAAATTGTCAATCAATTCAATACTCTTTCAGAGATCGAAAGAAAAGCATTGACTGATGCCCTCATCCGAAAAGCGAAAGAAGGCAGTTCGGTCGCTTTTGATACTCTGGCAATGCTTCACATTCACTACGATTTACCAGAGATTGTGGAATTTCTGCAAAGAGAAGAATACTTACCCCTAGAACTTCCTCTACGTGCCCTTTACCTCTTTTTTACCAATCAGATTGAAGAATATCTGCAAAGTGACTATGAGTTCTCTTCTCTACTCGATACTTATCAGCGTGCCTCAAAGAGTCTGAGACACCGTATTCTTCAACAAGCGCGACGCATCGGTCAGGTTTCCTGGCTTCAAAGGCTGGGCTCTGAGAAGGGAGAGGTCCGGTTTCTAGCCGACTTAAGCGACCACGAATGGGAAGAAACATTAAGCCACCTCAGCCAAGCAGAAAGATATGAAGATCTGTGGCGATTGGCACAACATGCGTCTCCTTACTGGAGTGTGGTCATTCTGACACTCTTGCAAAGGAAAGAATGGCACCCCCTTCCCCCCCCCGAACATGAAGCATACGTCGAGTTATGCGCTTTAGCCCAACCCTGCACAGAAGCGCTCCCTAAACCTGCCCTGGTAAATACCCTGTATTCGCCGGAAAGACTAATTTCTTCCCTTGCTTTTGATGTCTCCGGGAAATATCTTGCCGCTGGAAGCAGTGGACAAACAATTTTCGTTTGGAATCTTCCTGAAGGAAAGATGCTCATTCCTGCACCTGCTGCTCCTTATCCGAACCATCGAGCGGTGCTGTTTAGCCCGGACGGAGAATTTCTTGTATCTGCCGGTGGCGATCACCGATTACGCGTTTTCCGCATGACCACCCAAAGCGTGGTAAAAACCTTTGAAGGACATCGCGGGCAAATTCGCAGCATCCATTTTTCTCCAGATGGAAAGATACTATACAGCGCAGGATTTGATGGATCGGTGCGAGCCTGGCGCTTTCCAATGGGAACAGAACTTTATCAAAGCAGTTTCCCAGAAAAGGAAATTTTCGCCATTCTTCCCTTTGCAGAGGGACGTTTGCTGGCTGTGGCTGGGTATTCTCCCAACATCAGGATCCTCAGTTTACCCGACTTAAAACAAGTCCATAGCATACCGGGTTGCGCAGAAGGAAATTTTTTCCTTGCAGGGCATTTCTCATCCGACTTTGTGATTGCAGGAGGAAAAGATCGGATCTTAAGAACCTGGAATGGAAAAACGGGGAGTTTTCTCTGGCAGTTTGGACCACTAGCCTCTCCGCCAGTGGGAATGTTTCTGCACCCGGATGGGGAACATCTCCTGTATGGCACTCGTTCAGGCACTTTAGGATTTATCCGGGTTTCCAATCCTACCGCTGCCACCCAGGTTCTGATTCAGGAGGATACCTTTTCTTCACTGGCATTATCTCCAGATGGAGCGTGGATTGCAGGGGTAAATGATGCGGGAATCATCCATTTATGGGATAATACTTTATACCTCTGGACACGTTTCGTGCATCGTCCAGGAAGCACCTTGCCAATTCAGGATCTTGAAGACAGGATGAACAGGGGAAGGGTTCCAAGAAGCGAACTTCCCTGGGCGAAATTCATCCTGGCTTTCTGGAAATGGATTTCCCGATTTGATGTGGAAGTCGAAGCCCCTCAATTGATCTCTGCGGGAGAATTTGACATCGAGATCTGAGACATGACCATACAATACTGGCAAAAAAAAGTCCAACAGTGGTTTACTACCCCTGAAATTTCATCGGATATTCAACGGCGAAACTTCATCAATGTACAGGTAGACGCTATTGGTGTAGGTATAGCCAGTGCCGCTGCTCCCTTCCTCCCGGTATTTCTAACACGGTTGCATGCTTCATCCTTTGAAGTAGGCTTACTGACTTCGATGCCAGCCATCACCGGCTTAATATTATCCATCCCTCTGGGACAGTTCCTTCAACGACAGCGTCAAATCGTTCCATGGTTCAGCCTTGCCAGGCTTCTGGTCATTGCTTGTTATGCAATGACCGGATTGATCACATTTGTTCTTAAAGAGCATGCCGCGGTTATCGGAATCTTAGCCATTTGGGCTTTTGCCACTTTCCCACAAACACTTCTCTCCATTTCTTTTAATGTAGTGATGAACTCCGTAGCAGGACCCGTGGGACGCTACGAGTTAATGACTCGACGATGGTCGATTCTGGGACTAACTACAACGCTCACCGTTATTCTTGTTGGACAAGCCCTGGACCGAATCAAATCTTTCCCTTTGAATTATCAGATTGTTTTTCTAGCCCTTTCTATTGGAGGGTTAATCAGTTATTACTTTTCCAGCCACTTGAATTTACCCCCCCAAGAGATCCCTCAAGAACGCCCAGCATCCTTACGTGAAGGGCTACGTGAATTTTTACATCTGATTCTTGCAGAAAAACCTTTTGTTGCGTTTAACCTGAAGCGGTTTGTCTTTTCTATCGGCACGACCATGGCAGCCCCACTGTTCCCCCTCTATTTTGTCCGTCAACTTCATGCTCCCGACAGTTGGATTGCTACCATTAACACTGCGCAAACTGCCATCTTAATCCTGGGCTATTTCTTATGGACCAGACAATCCCGGAGATATGGTTCACGGCGAGTATTGCTTGCCACCACATTCGGAGTATCTCTTTACCCCGTTTTGACAGGATTAACTCACACAGTGTGGCCCATTCCTTTCTATGCCGGCTTAGCAGGCATTTTTCAGGCGGGATTGAATCTTGTATTTTTCGATGAACTCATGCGAACTGTACCGGAAAAATACAGCGCAATCTTCGTGTCCAC of Anaerolinea thermophila UNI-1 contains these proteins:
- a CDS encoding IS66 family transposase — encoded protein: MKIILQLPQVKRKKPARPKRCPYCQGETFQRWGVEKRRIEDVKVRHVEVVRYRCTRCRRTFRDYPEGVGNGRHSERLKKLSVILWSLGLSYRRVAGVLRIFGLRLSHMSGWRHVQAEGEKLMGELKWKSVRVVGVDGAWVGGKGVMVAVDLGDGSLLEVAEVDEKDSRALFTWLKRLKEMHDIGAIVSDDLAIYKQLTDELEIGHQVCQFHVRRWVKHALKGLQAELDPAWQGVLEKVEEILRDLPLHGDRLLHRLWKSLPGRSTPPEGKRTPLEKLRDLILRLSRDWQRYVAFYADVGIPWTNNRTEQMIGRLKSRAQQARRYKTTAGLLRGSTVACQFWA
- a CDS encoding AAA family ATPase: MLQRLYFRARFTLVIIQSNEEERVLHSIRSACEKNQRACLTWDVADFFQWLTSSNQPLPTARDALTALEQIEKFDPGNQTVFVLKDFHEVWNNPQIKRKLKNLAQRLKYTRKTILITTHTSRVPEELKDETVILEFPLPKAEELQDVLNTLSQNSGVRTHLTPLGKEKLIQAALGLTTSQAQRVFARAIVTDGILDDRDIDLVTEEKRQIIRESEALEFYPATYTLADIGGLKALKEWLRMRELAFSQRAREYGLPVPKGIALIGIPGTGKSLTAKMIGGLWHLPLLRLDVGALFGSLVGESEERTRRALHLAETIAPCILWIDEMEKALAHGGLDSGTSTRVFGNILTWMQEKSAPVFVVATANDISSLPPELLRRGRFDEIFFLDLPNHEERMEIFSVHLQKRKRLPEDYDLELLADRSEGYVGAEIEQAVIDAMYIGFNDGEREFTTEDILTALKRQVPLSVSQREIVAALRAWLREGRAQSASGSLQE
- a CDS encoding Hsp70 family protein — protein: MKKYISNRSPIRFKLGDREITPQIAGKDFLSTILLFASQQIDFKEEEVALSVPVEAFEHYENWLVSVAEEAGMPRFRLIDEPSAAALGYGAQIQPGNVYLIFDFGGGTMHASVILIESEDKSQVGRRCRVLGKSGKNIGGTTIDQWLFQDILQKNKLSDGDPRLRPWSTALLVECQHLKENLSSQETASLVFSPPESDLEFSASYTREQFEAILDEHEFYLQLNHLIRSAVQSAAERGYKEDEIQAVLMVGGSSQIPSVQRTLRQSFGKERVFFNRPLDAVARGAAAFVAGIDFYDYIQHDYAIRYINSQKQSYDYYPIVKKGTPYPTREPVSRLSIKASYNGQTRLGVAIFEIGEKRPQNSTSYELIFDPNGSARLTPLSPQDIEERTLFWMNENSPTFLNADPPGVQGEPRFDVEFNIDANKRLLITARDLKTGKLVFKEFPVVRLT
- a CDS encoding DUF1257 domain-containing protein, with the translated sequence MSHFSRIQTELMEKEYLLLALKDLGIEYQEGELTIQGFAGTTMPVEIRIPLKFSFDIGFRKGNNGYELVADWYGVRGLNRYQFLKKLKQRYAYHVTRAKLEKQGFALVEEEVKETGQIRLLLRRMQ
- a CDS encoding DUF2997 domain-containing protein; the protein is MEIQEIEVVILPDGKVEVRVRGVKGQACLELTAEMEKALGGTILLREMTPEAQEPPTAIDQSDTLSLSQ
- a CDS encoding 4Fe-4S single cluster domain-containing protein gives rise to the protein MNTYKVPELRIHAILPESVANGPGKRTVIWVQGCSLGCAGCFNPQTHSFHQGTRVNPLELAQEILSQQTSIEGITLTGGEPLFQIEALESLLSTLRANSSLSVILLTGFEWDEIFRLQGDRLFPYVDVIISGRFIKEKRLAQSFIGSANKEFHFLTTRYSLSDFQDVPVCEITISPEGNTFITGIDPLAW
- a CDS encoding WD40 repeat domain-containing protein translates to MVTSEDFSVSDLRALLEENIDIFSSDQIHYLVQAGCILLLEEKATEEAIQTLYQISENGSAEISNFATEALKRLASQENEPAVDALYQLALKENQQGLRQWLLAKPYIPQHLELKVLLEFLVEENPQQIDRLPALTQAFFQFYSLELQNTLLLHTKKTPFERWIHLLIIIQNLSDSDIFEIVNQFNTLSEIERKALTDALIRKAKEGSSVAFDTLAMLHIHYDLPEIVEFLQREEYLPLELPLRALYLFFTNQIEEYLQSDYEFSSLLDTYQRASKSLRHRILQQARRIGQVSWLQRLGSEKGEVRFLADLSDHEWEETLSHLSQAERYEDLWRLAQHASPYWSVVILTLLQRKEWHPLPPPEHEAYVELCALAQPCTEALPKPALVNTLYSPERLISSLAFDVSGKYLAAGSSGQTIFVWNLPEGKMLIPAPAAPYPNHRAVLFSPDGEFLVSAGGDHRLRVFRMTTQSVVKTFEGHRGQIRSIHFSPDGKILYSAGFDGSVRAWRFPMGTELYQSSFPEKEIFAILPFAEGRLLAVAGYSPNIRILSLPDLKQVHSIPGCAEGNFFLAGHFSSDFVIAGGKDRILRTWNGKTGSFLWQFGPLASPPVGMFLHPDGEHLLYGTRSGTLGFIRVSNPTAATQVLIQEDTFSSLALSPDGAWIAGVNDAGIIHLWDNTLYLWTRFVHRPGSTLPIQDLEDRMNRGRVPRSELPWAKFILAFWKWISRFDVEVEAPQLISAGEFDIEI
- a CDS encoding MFS transporter, with translation MTIQYWQKKVQQWFTTPEISSDIQRRNFINVQVDAIGVGIASAAAPFLPVFLTRLHASSFEVGLLTSMPAITGLILSIPLGQFLQRQRQIVPWFSLARLLVIACYAMTGLITFVLKEHAAVIGILAIWAFATFPQTLLSISFNVVMNSVAGPVGRYELMTRRWSILGLTTTLTVILVGQALDRIKSFPLNYQIVFLALSIGGLISYYFSSHLNLPPQEIPQERPASLREGLREFLHLILAEKPFVAFNLKRFVFSIGTTMAAPLFPLYFVRQLHAPDSWIATINTAQTAILILGYFLWTRQSRRYGSRRVLLATTFGVSLYPVLTGLTHTVWPIPFYAGLAGIFQAGLNLVFFDELMRTVPEKYSAIFVSTAQSIQYVSSIIAPFIGTSLASVLGFNAALIISGAVSLIGFLLFTIDRKH